The Thalassotalea psychrophila genome window below encodes:
- the bioB gene encoding biotin synthase BioB yields the protein MSINAIVRNDWTVSEVQALFNLPFNDLMFQAQTVHRANFNPNEVQVSTLLSIKTGACPEDCKYCSQSARYSTDVDKEKLMEVDNVLEAAKKAKAQGSTRFCMGAGWRNPKARDMPHIVKMVEGVRELGMETCMTLGMLSKEQADTLSVAGLDYYNHNLDTSPEHYNQIITTRTYQDRLDTLDNVRGSGMKVCSGGIMGLGETSVDRASLLVQLANLDKQPESVPINMLVKIDGTPLAEVADLDNFDFIRCIAVARLMMPKSHVRLSAGRDAMNEQMQAMCFLAGANSIFYGCKLLTTDNPEADADMMLFKKLGINTERLNAQTEGQQADEEYALRTAIVNNENKDLFYDATVE from the coding sequence ATGTCAATAAATGCCATTGTCCGAAACGACTGGACCGTATCTGAAGTACAAGCACTTTTTAATTTACCGTTTAACGATCTAATGTTTCAAGCACAAACTGTGCATCGAGCTAATTTTAATCCAAACGAAGTACAAGTGAGCACATTATTATCAATTAAAACTGGCGCTTGCCCGGAAGATTGTAAATATTGTTCACAAAGTGCCAGATACAGCACTGATGTTGATAAAGAAAAATTAATGGAAGTTGATAATGTGTTAGAAGCCGCTAAAAAGGCTAAAGCACAGGGTTCCACTCGTTTTTGTATGGGCGCAGGTTGGAGAAATCCAAAAGCTCGCGATATGCCCCATATTGTAAAAATGGTTGAGGGTGTAAGAGAGCTAGGCATGGAAACATGTATGACGCTTGGTATGTTATCAAAAGAGCAGGCAGATACACTTAGTGTCGCTGGTTTAGATTACTACAATCACAATTTAGATACGTCTCCTGAACATTATAACCAAATCATTACAACGCGTACCTATCAAGACAGATTAGACACCTTAGACAATGTTCGAGGTTCAGGCATGAAAGTGTGTAGTGGCGGTATTATGGGGCTTGGCGAAACTTCAGTTGATCGGGCATCATTATTAGTACAACTTGCCAACCTCGACAAACAACCTGAAAGTGTTCCTATTAACATGCTAGTTAAAATTGATGGTACGCCATTAGCTGAGGTTGCGGATTTAGATAACTTTGATTTTATTCGTTGTATCGCTGTGGCACGTTTAATGATGCCAAAATCACATGTTCGACTATCTGCAGGTCGTGATGCAATGAATGAACAAATGCAAGCAATGTGTTTCCTTGCCGGCGCTAATTCAATTTTCTATGGTTGTAAATTGCTTACTACAGATAACCCTGAAGCTGATGCCGATATGATGTTATTTAAAAAGTTAGGTATTAATACTGAACGATTAAATGCTCAAACAGAAGGGCAACAAGCAGACGAAGAATATGCACTAAGAACGGCTATTGTGAATAACGAAAATAAAGATTTGTTTTACGACGCCACTGTAGAATAG
- a CDS encoding aminotransferase class I/II-fold pyridoxal phosphate-dependent enzyme produces the protein MSFSFIQAQLAKQQALNLYRTRKVLDKGTGRLLIHQGVKYINFSSNDYLGLSQHPDIKSAYIKGIEQYGCGSGSSSLVTGYSKAHQELEELIADWQQAPKCLLFSTGFSANSGVLSTLGQNTNTGFYLDKLSHASLIDGAFNSRAKSKRFKHNDINQLNEMLSNSNSIDKLIIAEGVYSMDGDTGNLSGLNDAALKHQANLYIDDAHGVGVLGNNGQGTFSQQGIEKGSHLIQMITFGKALATQGAAVTGSEEFIDYLVNRCRDYIYSTAMPAANALATIASIKLCHSERWRREKISKLTNLFKSKLDECIEITDSESSIIGILTGSEESALFCQQQLKNNGFWLTAIRPPTVENGKSRLRVTITSNHNDNDISELANRINEVIGKCLQNK, from the coding sequence ATGTCATTTTCGTTTATACAAGCACAGCTTGCTAAGCAACAAGCGTTAAATCTTTATCGAACTCGTAAAGTATTAGATAAAGGTACCGGGCGTTTGTTGATACATCAAGGTGTTAAATACATAAACTTTTCAAGTAATGATTACCTTGGGTTAAGTCAGCACCCAGATATAAAGTCGGCTTATATTAAAGGCATAGAACAATATGGTTGTGGCTCTGGCTCATCGAGTTTGGTAACTGGTTACAGTAAAGCCCATCAAGAGTTAGAAGAATTGATCGCTGATTGGCAACAAGCACCTAAGTGCTTGTTGTTTTCAACTGGCTTTAGCGCTAATTCCGGGGTGTTATCTACACTCGGGCAAAATACCAATACCGGTTTCTACCTAGATAAACTTAGTCATGCTTCTCTGATTGATGGTGCTTTTAACTCTAGAGCTAAAAGTAAGCGCTTTAAGCATAACGATATTAATCAGCTCAACGAGATGCTCAGCAATAGTAATTCTATTGACAAGTTAATCATTGCTGAAGGCGTTTACAGTATGGATGGCGATACGGGGAATTTATCTGGCCTTAATGATGCGGCTTTAAAACATCAGGCCAATTTATATATTGATGACGCCCATGGTGTTGGTGTACTTGGCAATAATGGCCAAGGTACATTTTCCCAACAAGGAATTGAAAAAGGCAGTCATCTAATTCAAATGATCACCTTTGGTAAGGCGCTAGCAACGCAAGGTGCTGCGGTTACTGGTAGCGAAGAGTTTATTGATTATTTAGTTAACCGTTGTCGTGATTATATTTATTCAACGGCTATGCCTGCTGCTAATGCGTTGGCAACAATTGCCAGCATTAAGCTTTGTCATTCTGAACGTTGGCGTAGAGAAAAAATAAGCAAACTTACAAATTTATTCAAATCTAAACTCGATGAATGTATCGAAATAACTGATTCAGAGTCATCAATAATTGGTATTTTAACCGGTAGTGAAGAAAGCGCATTGTTTTGCCAGCAGCAATTAAAAAACAATGGTTTTTGGCTAACCGCAATTCGTCCACCTACTGTTGAAAACGGCAAGTCAAGGTTACGCGTTACTATAACCTCTAACCATAACGACAATGATATCAGTGAGTTAGCTAATCGCATTAATGAGGTTATAGGCAAATGCCTTCAGAACAAATAA
- the bioC gene encoding malonyl-ACP O-methyltransferase BioC: protein MPSEQIKLQIANTFGNASSSYDDSARLQRYSGELLLSKLPKNTDSVVLDLGSGTGYFAEVLATKFNTVIGLDLSKEMLNFSKLNRNKNINWLNADMHNIPLADNSVDIVFSNLAIQWCNPLTDAFIEIKRILKPDGVLIFSSLLDGTLTELKQSWLSVDNDDHVIDFNELIDIENSLQISGLSITKLEKKPVVLDYDNVRHLAKELKNLGASKVPNRARKGLSGKNRWKKMTQAYDGYLTKQGVYPATYQLCTGMVMNTHE from the coding sequence ATGCCTTCAGAACAAATAAAACTACAAATTGCCAATACATTTGGTAATGCATCATCATCTTATGATGATTCTGCTAGATTACAGCGCTATTCTGGGGAATTATTGCTGTCGAAACTACCTAAAAACACCGACAGTGTAGTATTAGATTTGGGTAGTGGTACTGGTTACTTTGCTGAAGTTTTAGCAACTAAATTTAATACTGTAATAGGCTTAGATTTATCAAAAGAAATGCTAAACTTTTCAAAATTAAACCGTAACAAAAACATAAATTGGCTAAATGCCGACATGCACAATATACCATTGGCTGATAACAGTGTTGATATAGTATTTTCTAACCTTGCTATACAGTGGTGTAACCCATTAACAGATGCGTTTATTGAAATAAAGCGGATATTAAAACCTGACGGAGTACTGATTTTCTCAAGTTTATTAGATGGTACTTTAACTGAATTAAAGCAATCATGGCTTAGTGTTGACAATGATGACCATGTGATCGATTTTAATGAATTAATTGATATTGAAAACTCTTTACAAATTAGTGGTTTGAGCATAACTAAACTTGAGAAAAAACCGGTTGTACTTGATTATGATAATGTACGACACTTAGCAAAAGAGCTTAAAAATTTAGGTGCCAGTAAAGTTCCAAACAGAGCTCGTAAAGGGCTGTCAGGCAAAAACCGTTGGAAAAAAATGACACAAGCATATGACGGATATTTGACAAAACAGGGTGTTTACCCTGCAACCTATCAACTTTGTACCGGTATGGTGATGAATACTCATGAGTAG
- the bioD gene encoding dethiobiotin synthase, protein MSSFFITATDTDAGKTLIATALTASLVASNKSVAVFKPVSAGCDLVDDTLVNQDAKLLQGQANCQQSITNINPIAFAEPIAPHIAALNDNTEITTELICEHFNEVMQIKSDVIITEGAGGWRLPLGNGEFLSDFVRQQQLDVILVVGMKLGCLNHAILTYESIINDGVNIVGWVANHPVHMPYLEENIELLKSTFKAPLLGRLGFVSDLEQAINSIDIRHLIN, encoded by the coding sequence ATGAGTAGTTTTTTTATTACAGCAACAGATACAGATGCAGGAAAAACTTTAATTGCCACAGCATTAACGGCTAGCTTAGTAGCCAGTAATAAAAGTGTTGCTGTTTTTAAGCCTGTTTCTGCTGGATGTGATTTAGTTGACGACACCCTTGTAAATCAAGATGCCAAGCTTTTACAAGGCCAGGCGAATTGTCAGCAGTCAATTACAAATATTAACCCTATTGCTTTTGCTGAGCCGATAGCACCGCATATCGCAGCCTTGAACGATAATACTGAAATAACAACAGAACTGATCTGTGAACATTTTAACGAAGTTATGCAAATAAAATCGGATGTGATCATAACTGAAGGAGCGGGTGGCTGGCGCTTACCTTTAGGTAACGGAGAATTTCTCTCTGATTTTGTCAGACAACAACAACTGGATGTAATTTTAGTTGTAGGTATGAAATTAGGCTGTTTAAATCATGCCATTTTAACGTATGAAAGCATTATTAACGACGGCGTTAACATTGTTGGCTGGGTAGCAAATCATCCCGTTCATATGCCATACCTTGAAGAGAACATTGAATTACTTAAATCAACATTCAAAGCACCATTACTAGGCCGACTTGGATTTGTAAGTGATTTAGAGCAAGCAATTAATTCTATAGATATAAGGCACTTAATTAACTAA
- a CDS encoding type II toxin-antitoxin system HicB family antitoxin has translation MRFPIVLLFNPESNDYKVTVPDMPGCSCRAKTMDIALNEIIAVIEGHLSLLAEYSEDIPSASTFEVHVSKMEFRGGVWAVVDIDITPFLGKSHKINVTLPELLIKKIDERVSSNPNYATRSGFLATAAINELKDS, from the coding sequence ATGCGCTTCCCTATCGTTTTGTTGTTTAACCCAGAATCAAATGATTACAAAGTCACCGTTCCTGACATGCCTGGTTGTAGCTGTAGAGCTAAAACAATGGACATCGCTTTAAATGAAATTATTGCTGTTATAGAAGGCCATCTTTCTTTGTTAGCAGAATACTCAGAGGACATTCCAAGCGCTTCGACTTTTGAAGTTCATGTTAGTAAAATGGAATTTAGAGGGGGTGTGTGGGCAGTAGTCGATATCGACATCACCCCATTTTTAGGTAAAAGCCATAAAATTAATGTGACACTACCAGAACTGTTAATTAAGAAAATAGATGAGCGGGTTTCATCAAATCCAAACTATGCTACTCGTTCTGGTTTTTTGGCTACTGCTGCTATAAATGAATTAAAAGATAGTTAA
- a CDS encoding SCO family protein yields MNAPSKLFFAGIGFILFISISILIYLTFPSNNASHIVPPRISGTILITPYELAPFTLVDQNNHLFNNDNLIGNWHLISYGYLQCPDVCPTTLLLLTKLKEQLQNKPYIINYVFYSVDSNRDRPENIKQYLRFFDDKFIGLTQDKLANMKDAFADTLGIKANVETNIINNVPQVNVSHGVHLFLINPTGKLVAVFKPYPSISELDNTLPTFNQAWLFEDITKTIDYINIKHSS; encoded by the coding sequence ATGAATGCGCCATCCAAGTTATTCTTTGCCGGGATTGGTTTTATTTTATTTATCTCTATAAGCATCTTGATATATTTAACATTCCCATCAAACAATGCTTCTCACATAGTACCTCCACGAATTAGCGGTACAATTTTAATTACACCCTATGAATTAGCTCCATTTACACTTGTCGATCAAAATAATCATCTATTTAACAATGATAATTTAATCGGTAATTGGCATTTAATCAGTTATGGCTATTTGCAATGTCCTGATGTTTGTCCAACGACCCTATTGTTGTTGACGAAGCTTAAGGAGCAGTTACAAAACAAACCGTATATTATTAATTACGTGTTTTACAGCGTCGATTCAAACAGAGATAGGCCTGAGAATATAAAACAATACTTACGATTTTTTGATGATAAATTTATTGGTTTAACACAAGACAAATTAGCAAATATGAAAGATGCTTTTGCCGATACTTTAGGTATTAAAGCAAATGTTGAAACTAATATAATAAACAATGTTCCCCAAGTTAATGTTAGCCATGGTGTTCATTTGTTTTTAATAAATCCTACCGGCAAACTCGTTGCAGTTTTTAAACCATACCCGTCAATAAGCGAACTCGATAATACCTTGCCAACATTTAATCAGGCATGGCTATTTGAAGATATAACCAAAACAATTGACTATATAAATATAAAACATTCCAGTTAG
- a CDS encoding heme o synthase, whose product MVEQIVSLQKKFSLHAWAYFEMCKPKVVLMLLITAFVGMQLTPNLSQDTSINRLSIMFIALIGIGFAASAAAIINHLVDVNIDSKMVRTHKRPMVVGSVNSNVAKLLATVLAFTSMTLLIVYVNALTALLTFAGLIGYAFIYSLYLKHTTPQNIVIGGLSGALPPLLGWTAMTNEITLNGIVLLAIIFFWTPAHFWALAIDRIEDYKKAKVPMLPVVKGIPYTKNCVIVYTLLTILVSYIPVITGMSGYIYSMFTAGLSAWFLYSAVKLKFFPNSSSAIKCFYVSIYYLLGLFMALLVDHYWFIFIR is encoded by the coding sequence ATGGTTGAACAAATAGTTAGTTTACAAAAAAAATTTAGTTTACATGCTTGGGCATATTTTGAAATGTGCAAGCCTAAAGTTGTACTTATGTTGTTAATAACTGCTTTTGTTGGCATGCAATTAACACCTAATTTATCACAAGACACCTCGATAAATCGGCTATCAATAATGTTCATCGCTTTAATTGGGATAGGATTTGCAGCAAGTGCAGCGGCCATTATTAATCACTTAGTTGATGTAAATATTGATAGTAAAATGGTACGTACCCATAAACGCCCTATGGTTGTAGGTAGTGTAAATAGCAATGTTGCTAAACTGTTAGCGACTGTTTTAGCATTTACTTCTATGACCTTACTCATTGTTTATGTAAACGCACTAACGGCGCTATTAACATTTGCTGGTTTAATTGGTTATGCATTCATCTACAGCCTTTATTTAAAACACACGACGCCGCAAAATATTGTTATAGGAGGCTTATCCGGAGCCTTACCGCCATTATTAGGTTGGACAGCGATGACAAACGAAATAACGCTTAATGGCATTGTGCTTTTAGCGATAATCTTCTTTTGGACTCCTGCGCACTTTTGGGCTTTGGCGATAGATAGAATTGAAGATTATAAAAAAGCAAAAGTGCCTATGCTACCGGTCGTAAAAGGTATTCCATATACAAAAAACTGTGTAATTGTATATACCCTTTTAACCATATTAGTCAGTTACATCCCGGTTATTACAGGTATGAGCGGTTATATTTACAGTATGTTCACCGCAGGGCTATCTGCTTGGTTCCTGTATTCAGCAGTCAAACTTAAATTCTTCCCAAATTCTAGCAGTGCTATTAAATGCTTTTATGTATCAATATATTACCTATTAGGTCTATTTATGGCTCTTTTAGTTGATCATTATTGGTTCATTTTTATTCGTTAA
- a CDS encoding cytochrome C oxidase subunit IV family protein, with translation MSQSSDEQHPISLYLKIWCLLFVLSTLSYLVDYFQVQGIVRWTLILVFMFLKAGLIIGIFMHVSWEKYSVKLLLFVPPIAILVFIILMAIEADYTYLNRLTFWQ, from the coding sequence ATGAGTCAATCTAGCGATGAACAACATCCAATTAGCCTTTATTTGAAAATATGGTGCTTGTTATTTGTTCTAAGTACACTTTCGTATCTTGTTGACTATTTTCAAGTGCAAGGAATCGTTAGGTGGACCCTAATACTTGTGTTCATGTTTTTAAAAGCAGGATTGATTATAGGTATATTCATGCATGTTAGTTGGGAGAAATACTCAGTAAAATTATTGCTATTTGTGCCCCCTATAGCAATTCTTGTTTTTATTATCCTGATGGCTATAGAGGCTGATTATACTTATTTAAACCGATTAACGTTTTGGCAATAG
- a CDS encoding heme-copper oxidase subunit III family protein, protein MSNNKHTDQTSSWQSAVSDWSADKETFNMPWGKLMMWIFLLSDTFIFSIFLTSYMKVRMTTTADWPSSSEVFALTIAGNHIPLVLIAIMTFILITSSGTMAMAVNFAYKGDKSKTFYLMILTAVLGASFVGMQAFEWTKLIVDEGIRPWANPLGAAQFGSIFFMITGFHGLHVSCGVIYLAIVANKVRKGDYDKKGFHIVEITGLYWHFVDLVWVFIFAFFYLW, encoded by the coding sequence ATGTCAAATAACAAACACACTGATCAAACAAGCTCTTGGCAAAGTGCTGTAAGCGATTGGTCTGCTGATAAAGAAACGTTCAACATGCCTTGGGGTAAGTTGATGATGTGGATATTCTTGTTAAGTGATACTTTTATATTCAGTATTTTCTTAACCAGTTATATGAAAGTTAGGATGACAACGACAGCCGATTGGCCTAGCTCAAGTGAAGTCTTTGCGCTAACCATTGCAGGAAACCACATACCTTTAGTATTGATCGCGATTATGACATTTATCTTGATAACCAGCAGTGGCACCATGGCAATGGCAGTTAACTTTGCTTATAAGGGAGATAAATCTAAAACATTTTATTTGATGATCTTAACCGCAGTATTAGGTGCATCTTTTGTTGGTATGCAAGCCTTTGAGTGGACTAAGTTAATTGTTGATGAAGGAATCAGACCTTGGGCTAATCCACTAGGTGCAGCTCAATTTGGTTCTATATTTTTTATGATCACTGGCTTTCATGGTTTACATGTCAGTTGTGGCGTTATTTATTTAGCGATAGTCGCTAATAAAGTGCGCAAAGGCGATTATGACAAAAAAGGTTTTCATATTGTTGAGATCACCGGTTTGTATTGGCATTTTGTAGATTTAGTTTGGGTGTTTATTTTCGCCTTTTTCTATCTTTGGTAG
- a CDS encoding cytochrome c oxidase subunit 3, whose protein sequence is MKVFNTLSEKPWIGSSTGTGFEHIVEDNYTPGKTALKFFLTVVSMLFFLFIITFLSRTQFADFQALAGEPWLPLENSNQLLINTGLILLASILLQISVQFRTKVSANVKFTLITVAMTTSLLFIFGQWQVWQLLNSNGYYVNSNPANSFFYLLTGMHALHLLGGLFAVFRLIYIFYRNNNSKKFDQALQLATTYWHYLLILWIALFGLLTSSTETFKTIAQICGF, encoded by the coding sequence ATGAAGGTTTTTAATACATTAAGTGAAAAGCCTTGGATTGGAAGTTCAACAGGAACTGGTTTTGAACACATAGTAGAAGACAATTACACACCAGGTAAAACAGCTCTCAAGTTTTTTCTAACTGTTGTTTCTATGTTGTTTTTCCTTTTTATAATTACTTTCTTGTCACGCACTCAATTTGCTGATTTTCAAGCGTTAGCGGGCGAACCCTGGTTACCGTTAGAAAACAGTAATCAATTGCTGATAAATACTGGTTTAATTTTGTTAGCGAGTATTTTATTGCAAATTTCAGTTCAATTTAGAACAAAAGTTTCGGCCAATGTTAAATTTACTTTGATCACCGTAGCAATGACCACAAGTTTGCTATTTATATTTGGGCAATGGCAAGTGTGGCAACTATTAAACAGCAACGGCTATTATGTTAACTCTAACCCTGCTAATAGTTTCTTCTATTTACTTACCGGTATGCACGCCCTGCATCTACTGGGAGGGCTGTTTGCTGTATTTAGGCTTATCTATATATTTTACCGTAACAATAATTCAAAGAAATTTGATCAAGCTTTACAACTAGCCACAACCTATTGGCACTACCTACTCATATTATGGATTGCATTATTTGGTTTATTAACAAGCTCAACTGAAACATTTAAAACAATAGCCCAAATTTGCGGCTTTTAG
- a CDS encoding cytochrome c oxidase subunit I: MTHIAIADQIEEEDHEPSGFIRKYIWSQDHKVIAIQYAITAIFVGLIALVLSGMMRLQLGFPDSFSFIDPSSYLQFVTMHGMIMVIYLLTALLLGGFGNYLIPLMVGAKDMVFPYLNMLSYWTYLLAVIVLICSFFVTGGPTGAGWTLYPPQAILQGTPGSDKGIILMLISLAIFIVAFTMGGLNYVTTVLQARTKGMTLMRMPLTIWGIFIATILGLLAFPALLVSAIMMLFDKLLGTSFFMPAIISLGESLQYTNGSPILFQHLFWFFGHPEVYIVALPAFGMVSDVIATHARKNIFGYRMMVWAIVAIGGLSFIVWAHHMYVSGMNPYFGFFFATTTLIIAVPTALKVYNWVLTLWKGNIHLTVPMLFAIGFIFTFTHGGLTGLWLGNVVVDLPLSDTYFVVAHFHMVMGVSPVMVLFAAIYHWYPKITGRYFHNGLGKIHFWFTFLGTYAIYLPMHYLGFLGVPRRYFAMGETNFIPESAESLNASITVSAIIVGVVQLIFLYNVIYSLKYGKKSPPNPWGATSLEWQTPDHPPKHGNWGEKLPVVHRWAYDFSVPGATDDFLPQNLPDNEVKMLDNSIYEGHSPEKHGEDS, from the coding sequence ATGACACACATTGCGATAGCCGATCAAATAGAAGAAGAGGACCATGAACCAAGTGGTTTTATTCGTAAGTATATTTGGAGCCAAGATCATAAAGTAATTGCTATACAATACGCCATTACTGCCATTTTCGTAGGATTAATAGCATTGGTACTATCTGGGATGATGCGCCTTCAATTAGGCTTTCCAGACAGTTTTTCTTTTATCGATCCTAGTTCATATCTTCAGTTTGTAACTATGCATGGCATGATCATGGTTATTTATTTATTAACTGCACTATTGTTAGGTGGCTTTGGTAACTACTTAATTCCATTAATGGTCGGTGCAAAAGATATGGTGTTTCCTTATCTAAATATGCTGAGCTATTGGACTTATTTATTAGCTGTTATCGTCCTTATTTGTAGTTTTTTTGTCACTGGTGGTCCAACGGGAGCTGGTTGGACGCTTTATCCTCCCCAAGCAATACTGCAAGGCACCCCCGGCTCTGATAAAGGCATTATTTTAATGTTAATTTCATTGGCAATATTTATTGTGGCTTTCACAATGGGAGGTTTGAACTACGTAACTACGGTATTGCAAGCAAGAACTAAAGGCATGACATTAATGCGGATGCCATTAACGATATGGGGTATTTTTATTGCCACAATTCTAGGTCTACTCGCATTTCCTGCTTTGTTAGTTAGCGCTATTATGATGTTGTTTGATAAATTATTAGGTACTAGCTTCTTTATGCCGGCGATAATTTCATTAGGCGAGTCATTACAATATACCAATGGCAGCCCTATTCTATTTCAACATTTGTTTTGGTTCTTCGGACATCCTGAAGTATACATCGTTGCCCTACCTGCATTTGGCATGGTATCAGATGTTATTGCAACTCATGCACGTAAAAATATATTTGGCTATCGAATGATGGTTTGGGCCATTGTTGCAATTGGTGGTTTAAGTTTTATCGTTTGGGCGCATCATATGTATGTAAGTGGCATGAACCCATATTTCGGATTCTTTTTTGCAACGACTACCTTGATTATTGCCGTGCCAACTGCGCTCAAAGTCTATAATTGGGTATTAACACTTTGGAAAGGCAATATTCATTTAACGGTACCAATGTTATTTGCAATAGGTTTTATTTTCACCTTTACTCATGGCGGTTTAACCGGCCTTTGGTTAGGTAATGTTGTAGTTGATTTACCACTATCAGATACCTATTTTGTTGTCGCACATTTTCATATGGTAATGGGGGTATCACCGGTGATGGTATTATTTGCTGCCATTTATCACTGGTATCCAAAAATTACTGGACGATATTTTCATAATGGTTTAGGTAAAATCCATTTTTGGTTTACTTTCTTAGGCACCTACGCAATATACTTGCCGATGCATTATTTAGGCTTCTTAGGCGTACCTCGACGGTATTTTGCCATGGGTGAAACCAATTTTATTCCTGAGTCTGCGGAATCATTAAATGCCAGTATTACCGTGTCTGCAATTATCGTTGGCGTGGTGCAATTAATATTCTTATACAATGTCATCTATAGTTTAAAATATGGCAAAAAGTCACCTCCAAATCCATGGGGAGCAACAAGTTTAGAGTGGCAAACACCTGATCACCCACCCAAACATGGCAATTGGGGAGAAAAATTACCGGTAGTGCATCGCTGGGCTTATGACTTTAGTGTACCTGGCGCTACTGATGATTTTCTACCGCAAAACCTTCCTGATAACGAAGTGAAGATGCTCGACAATTCCATATATGAGGGTCATAGCCCTGAAAAACATGGAGAAGACTCATGA
- a CDS encoding c-type cytochrome, which yields MAISIVILILVLATVIFHFLSPWWFTPLASNWSSIDGTIDITLWITGIVFVLVNLFLAFVVYKYRHKKGLKADYEPENKKLETWLTILTTIGVAAMLAPGLVVWSEFVHVPEDAKEFEVVGQQWSWNYRFPGEDGLLGKIDSAQISAENPFGISPNDPNGQDDVLINSNEVHLPIDQPVKVLQRSKDVLHNFAIPQFRVKMDLVPGLTSYFWFTPTKIGTFDVLCQELCGIAHYLMRGKVVVQTEDDFKEWLKNYPTFAESLQRPKGDVVAGQQYYQACVACHGSDGVGNEALNAPRLAGLSAWYTKRQLQYFKHKVRGTTAEDTFGAQMAAMSITLPDDKAINDVSAYIESLPDVIIKQSSSANIEKGKALYRNCSFCHGSNGQGNYALNAPRLAGQHNWYLKRQLLNFKNDIRGKHKNDLYGKQMVLMSRLLQSDEAIDQVIAYINQLQPVDNEQLKTASLE from the coding sequence ATGGCAATTTCGATTGTTATTCTTATACTCGTACTTGCGACTGTAATTTTTCATTTCTTAAGCCCTTGGTGGTTTACTCCCCTCGCCTCTAATTGGAGCTCTATTGATGGCACCATAGACATTACTCTTTGGATCACCGGTATTGTATTTGTCTTAGTAAACTTATTTCTTGCTTTCGTTGTATATAAGTATCGACATAAGAAAGGCCTAAAAGCTGATTATGAGCCAGAAAATAAAAAACTTGAAACTTGGTTAACAATTCTAACCACTATCGGCGTTGCCGCAATGCTCGCCCCAGGTCTTGTGGTTTGGTCTGAATTTGTTCATGTACCCGAAGATGCCAAAGAATTTGAAGTTGTTGGCCAACAATGGAGTTGGAATTATAGATTTCCAGGTGAAGATGGCTTGCTGGGTAAAATTGATAGCGCACAAATTTCAGCTGAAAATCCATTTGGAATAAGTCCAAACGATCCTAATGGCCAAGATGATGTATTAATTAACTCAAACGAAGTACATCTACCAATAGACCAACCAGTTAAAGTGTTACAACGATCAAAAGATGTATTACATAATTTTGCTATCCCGCAATTTAGAGTAAAAATGGACCTAGTCCCAGGTCTAACAAGCTACTTTTGGTTTACCCCAACAAAAATAGGTACCTTTGATGTTCTTTGCCAAGAGCTATGTGGTATCGCCCATTATTTAATGCGCGGCAAAGTTGTTGTCCAAACAGAAGACGACTTTAAGGAATGGCTAAAAAATTACCCTACCTTTGCAGAATCGCTACAACGCCCGAAAGGTGATGTTGTTGCCGGTCAACAATATTATCAGGCATGTGTTGCGTGTCATGGTAGTGATGGTGTTGGTAACGAAGCATTGAATGCCCCAAGACTTGCTGGTCTTTCCGCTTGGTACACTAAGAGACAATTACAATATTTTAAGCATAAAGTAAGAGGAACAACAGCTGAAGACACTTTCGGCGCTCAAATGGCAGCAATGTCAATTACCTTGCCTGATGACAAAGCCATTAATGATGTTTCTGCTTATATAGAATCATTGCCTGACGTAATTATAAAACAAAGTAGCAGCGCAAATATTGAAAAAGGTAAGGCTTTATATCGTAACTGTAGTTTCTGTCATGGCAGTAATGGCCAAGGTAATTACGCTTTAAATGCGCCTAGGCTTGCTGGTCAACATAACTGGTATTTAAAACGTCAATTACTTAACTTTAAAAATGACATACGCGGCAAACATAAAAATGACTTATATGGAAAACAGATGGTGCTTATGTCGCGCCTATTGCAAAGCGATGAGGCAATTGATCAAGTAATTGCTTATATCAATCAACTACAACCTGTTGACAACGAGCAACTCAAAACCGCATCACTAGAATAA